The genomic stretch TTATCTTCTTTTGTAGCTAAGCTTTAAGATGAAAGAATTATTAAAGAATATTCCTAAGTTCGTCTTTTTTACTGGAAAAGGTGGGGTTGGAAAAACATCTATGTCTTGTGCTATTTCTTTAGCTTTAAGTAAAATGAATAAAAAAGTATTGTTGATTTCTACTGATCCTGCTTCTAATTTAGACGAAGTCTTAGATACCAAATTAGGCTCAACACCTTCTTTAATTAATAATACAAAAAACTTATTTGCAATGAATATTAATCCTGTAATTGCAGCAAATGAATACAAAGAAAAAGTGGTAGGTCCTTATAGAGATTTATTGCCAAAAGAGGCAATAAATCAAATGGAAGAACAGTTATCTGGAGCTTGTTCTGTAGAAATTGCTGGGTTTAATGAATTCTCTAAATATGTTGGAGATAATGATATTATAAAACAATATGATCATATTATTTTAGATACTGCTCCTACTGGTCATACTTTGAGATTGTTAAATCTTCCCAGTGCTTGGAAAGATTTTATTGCTAATAATCAAACGGGATCTTCATGTTTAGGACCCGTGTCTGGCTTAGTTGAGCAAAAGATACTTTATGAACAAGTGGTTGATAATTTAAAAGATAGCTCAAAAACTTTGTTGATTTTGGTGAGCAGAGCTGAAAAACTATCCCTTTTAGAAGTAAGTAAAGCAAGCAAAGAATTAAATGAACAAGGAATGAAGAAGCAACATTTATTAATAAATGGTGTTTTTAAAGAAGATTCAAGTGATGAAATCGCGCAGGCATTTTACCAAAAATCAAAAGAAGCATTAGCTGTTATGCCAGAAAATTTAAAAAATATATCGAGTAATGAAATTGGTTTTTACCCCCAAGGCGTTCTTGGTTTAGAATCTTTAGAAGCTGTTATAAACAATGAAGCAATGAAAGAAGATATGGCTGAACTTATTTCTTTTGAAGAGAAAATAAATGAAGCTTTAGAAGATACTATATCTTGGAAAGATTTATTAAATGATATTCAAAAAGATAAAAGTGGTTTAATTATGACTATGGGAAAAGGAGGCGTTGGTAAAACTTCTATTGCTTCCTTGATTGCTTATGAACTTTCTTCTCTAGGACATAAAGTAACTTTGTCAACCACAGATCCTGCTGCTCACTTGGATTATATAAAAAACAATAATACAAAAGATTTAATTATTGAGAAAATTGATCCAAAATATGAAACACAAAAACATATAAGCAGAGTAATTAAACAAAATGAAAACAAACTCTCATCTGATGATATGGCTTTATTAAAAGAAGAATTAAATTCGCCTTGTATAGAAGAGATTGCAATTTTCGAAGCTTTTGCATCTACCGTTAATAAAGCAAAAGAGCGATTTGTTGTTTTAGATACGGCACCAACAGGACATACTTTAATGTTATTAGATGCTTCAAATGCGTATCATAAAGAACTGTCTAAAAATGTAAAGAATGAAAATTCTGATGATCTAATACAATTGATTCCTTTATTAAAAGATAAAAAGTTTACAAAAATACTTTTATTAGCACTTGCCGAAGCTACTCCCACACATGAAGCAAAAGCATTACAAGAAGATTTACAAAGAGCGGGTATTACACCTTATGCTTGGGTAATTAACAGAAGTTTTGTTTTGTGTAAAACGAGTAATAGAGTATTGCAACATAAAGCGTTAAATGAAGTTAAATATATTAATGAAATCAAAAATACTTTAAGTAAAAAAGTTGTAATATCTCCTTGGATTAAAGATGAAATTAACAACAGTACTACACTTAAAAAGTTACTTCATTAAAAACAAATTTAAATAAAGAGAAGTATATGAAAGAAGAAAAATTAGGTTATATATTTGCAGTGTTTGCATTTTTATTTTGGGGTGCTGTATCTCCCATTTATTTTAAAGAAGTAGGAGGGGTTACTGCGCTTGAAGTTTTGATGCACAGAGTTGTTTGGTCCTTTCTTATTTTAATACCTTTGGTATATCTTACTAAACAAACAGAAGTACTCAAATTATTATTAAAAAATAAGAATAAATTGAAATACTTGTTGTACTCTACTTTTTTTGTATCAATTAATTGGCTTATTTTTATTTGGGCAGTTGCAAATGAACGAATAATGGAAGCTTCTCTTGGTTATTACATTAATCCACTTATTAACATTGCTTTGGGATTTATATTTTTTGGTGAACGAATGACGAGAAATCAAAATATTGCCATTGTAATTGCATTTTTAGCTGTTTTATATCAAATTATTGCCTTAGGAACACTTCCTTTAGTTTCTTTATCTTTGGCTGTTTCTTTCGCTTTTTATGGAATGATTAGAAAAAAGGTTGACGTAGGCTCAATAGTAGGTTTATTTGTTGAAACACTAATGTTAATGCCTTTGGCAATTATTTATATACTGTATTTAATTAATACAAACAGCATGGCATTTTTGAATGAAAGTGACTATATTACTTTTATGTTAACCCTTGGGGGATTAGCTACTATTATTCCTTTATTATTATTCAATGGGGCTGCTACAAGAATGAAACTTTCAACGCTTGGATTTTTTCAATACATAGGACCTACTTGTGCTTTTTTACTCGCGGTTTTTGTATATAATGAAGAATTTAATTTTGATAAATTAATTACTTTTGCACTTATTTGGTTGGCATTAATTATTTTTTCTTTGGATGCTATTATAAAAAAAATAAAAGCATAACTTAGAAAGAAGTTATATTTTTTCTAAGAGAGATTATCATCATAAATAATAAAGCATGCTTTATGTAGAATATCCTTTTTAAGGACCTACATGAATATAAAACTACTCAAATTTGCTTTCTTAGCAGTAATATTTTGTAATGTTGCTGTTGATATTTCGCATAAAATTCTACTACAAAACATAGCTTTCAAAATTTTTGATGGCAGTGAACAAGTTGTATTAATTTCAATAATTAATGCATTAATACTGATACCTTTTTTACTTTTTTTCTCAATATCTGCTTTTTTAAGTGACAAATATGATAAAAAAAATGTCTTAGTTTATGGTGCCGTTTCGTCTTTTATATTATCAATATTTATGGTAATTGCCTATGCTATAGGAAGCTTTAATTTAGCAATGTTTGGAATATTTTTATTGGCCATTCAAAGTGCTATTTATTCTCCTGCTAAGTTTGGAATTATTATAAGTATTTATAAAAAAGAGAATTTATCTTTAGGAAATTCTTTTGTGCAATCAATTTCAATGATTGCAATTTTATTTACTATGGGTTTATTTTCTTATATTTTTGAAACCTTATACGGAATTAATTCCTATGATTTAATTTCTTCTAAAGATGAGCTTTTAAATAAATTTTTGCCACTGACTTATTATATTGTTCTTATTGCTTTGTTTGAACTTAGTATTTCTTTTTTAATTTTAAAGAAAATAGATACTGGTTTTAAAGTGGATAAAAAGATTGTTTTTAACAGAGATGATTATTTTAAAGCCAAACTTTTAAAAAAGAATATAAAAGAGATTACAAATACAAGAGTACTTTTATTATCTATTTTTGGAATTTCCATTTTTTGGGCTATTTCTCAAGGAATGTTGGCTGTATTTCCTGCTTATGCAAAAGAATATTTAAATATTACCAGTGTATTTGTGATTAACGCAATTCTTGGAGCAGCAGGTTTTGGAGTTGCTTTTGGATCTTTTTTATATACAAGAATTTCAAAAAACTACATAGAAACGGGAAGTATCCCAATAGCAGCAGCAGGTTTATGTTTAATGATATATTTAAGTGTAAATGTTGATTCTTCTTTTTCACTGGCGCTTGTCTTTTTTGGTTTTGGTGTTTGTGGGGGATTATTTGTTGTTCCTCTAAATTCTCTCTTACAATTTAATGCTAAATTTGAAAAACTAGGTACGGTACTAGCTGGAAGTAACTTTTTTCAATCTTTATTTATGGTCTTAGTTTTAGTTCTTACAACAGTTGTTTCTTTTAATGGTTTAAACCCTAAAAGTACTATTTATTTATTATTGATTTTAACAATACTTGGCGCAATTTATACGGTAAAAAAACTTCCTTTATCTATGGTTCACTTTTTTGTTAAATTTGTTGTTGGTTTAAAATATAAATTAGAAGTTACAGGTATCTCAAATATCCCTTCTACTGGGGGCTTACTTCTTTTAGGGAACCATGTTTCTTGGTTAGACTGGGCTATTATTCAAATGGCGACGCCTAGAGATATCAAGTTTGTAATGGATAAAGGTATTTATAATAAGTGGTATTTAAAATGGTTTTTAAACTTTTTTGAAGTGTTACCTATTTCATCAACTTCTAGCAAAAGCAGCATTAATCAAATTGCAAAAGAATTAGATGAAGGAAATGTAGTTGTATTGTTTCCCGAAGGTACAATTACTAGAAATGGTCATTTAGGAGAGTTTAAAAAAGGTTTTGAACTTATTTTAAAACAAACAACAAAAGATGTAAATGTGCATGTTTTTTATATCAGAGGTTTATGGGAATCTATGTTTTCACGTGCAAATAAAAAATTTATTGAATCGTATCGTACAAATATAGTTACTGTTTCTTTTTCCCAAAAAATTCCTAAAGAATTAGCAAAAGCAGATTATGTTAAACATAGGGTAATGGATTTAACTATTGAGTCATGGACTGAGCATATAAAAGTACTTAAAAGTATTCCCGAAGAAATATTTAATACCATGAAAGAAGTTAAAAATAATCTTATTGTTGCTGATTCTACGGGAATGGAACTAACAGGATATAAGTTTTTAACGGTTGCTATTTTATTTAAAAATCTACTTAAAACAAGAATTAAGGGTCAAAATATTGGACTTTTAATTCCTTCTTCTGCTGCAGGTGCTTTTATTAACACTTCTGTTTTAATGTTAGGAAAAACGGCAGTTAATATTAATTATACGGCTGATGTGGAATCTTTGCTTAAATGTATTGCTAGTGCAGAAATACAATCTGTGGTAGCTTCTAAAAAATTCATTCAAAAACTAAAAGAGAGAGGAATGAATTTGGATCCTTTATTGGAAAAAGTAGAAGTATTTTATTTAGAAGATTTAAAACTTGAGATTAAAAAAATATCAGGCTTGATGACTTTTTTATCTGTCAAAATCTTCCCTGCCATGCTTTTAAAAGCCTTACACGTTAAAAAAGTACCTATTTCATCTAATGCCCTTATAATGTTCTCATCTGGCTCAGAAGGCAGTCCTAAAGGAATAGAACTGTCACATATGAATATTTTAGGAAACACGCAACAAATAGCTTCTGTACTTAATGTAAATGATGATGATACTGTTGTTGGTTCTTTGCCTTTATTTCATGCTTTTGGTATTTGTGTTACTACTTTTTTCCCTTTAATTGAAGGTATTAAATTAGTGGCTCATCCAGATCCTACTGATGGTTATGAAGTTGGGAAATTGGTTAATAAATATAAAGCAACAGTTATGTGTGGAACATCAACATTTTTTAGACTGTATATTATGAATAAAAAAGTTCATCCTTTAATGTTTGAATCTTTACGGTATACCGTTGCAGGTGCTGAAAAGTTATCCCAAAAAGTTAGAGATGATTTTAAAAGAAAATTTGGAAAAGTCATTATTGAAGGTTATGGAACTACCGAAACCTCGCCTGTTGCTGCTTGTAACTTGCCTGATATTTTAACCCCTGAACTTGATTTACAAGTGGGTAATAAAATTGGAACAGTAGGAATGCCACTTCCTGGAACCTCTATTAAAATAGTTGATCCTCATACTTTTAAACCTTTAGATATTGGGGAAGAAGGAATGGTACTCATTGGTGGGGTTCAAATTATGAAGGGTTATTTAAACAATGAAGCTAAAACAAACTCTGTTATAAAAAGTATTGATGGTAAATCTTGGTATGTTACAGGCGATAAAGGTAAGTTTGATAGTGATGGTTTCTTAAGCATTGTTGATAGGTATTCACGTTTTGCAAAACTTGCAGGTGAAATGGTTTCTTTAGGGGCTATTGAAGAAAAATTATCCTTTCTAATTGATAAAGAAGAAGTGGAATATGTAGCAACTACAGCGCCTGATGAAAAAAAAGGTGAAAAAGTTATTGTACTTATATCAGGACTAAATCAAGAAGAAATAAAAGAGTTAAAAACAAAAGTGATAAAAGCCTTTGATAATAAATTAATGATTCCATCTTCTTATGAAATGGTAGATGAGATTCCAAAATTAGGCTCTGGGAAAAAAGATTATGGAAAAGCAAAAAAACTTTTAATTTCTAAAACACAGTCTTATGATAGCTGTTTTAAGATGGATTTATAAATCTATCTTAAAGCAAAAAAATCTTTCAAAATCTTAAGAATGTATATAATTTAACTTGTTATAATTATTTCAGAAAAATAAAATAATTATAACAAGGAAAACCATGCTTCCTCACACCTCTAACAACCATACTTCAAAAGATATATTATTAACAGGATTAAATGAATTTTTAGGAAAAAGTGTATTAGAAGAATTATTAATAAAATTCCCCACTTCTAGAATTTTTTGTTTATTAGATTCTAAAACTCAAAAATTATCATGTGAAAAACTCATTGATAACTGTGCGTATAAAAATGTGAAATTATTAGATGGAAATACATCTAAGGAGCATTTGGGCTTATGTAAAGAAGATTATATGTTTTGTGTAGAAAGTATAAATTGTATTGTTCATTGTGAAGACGCAAGTTTTAAAAGCAAGATAAACAGTATTCAATCCAATATTCACATCTTAGATCTTATTAGAAACATTGAACAACTTGGAAATAAAAAACCTGCATTTCTTTTTGTAAGTGCTGCTTTACCTAATATTCTTGAGAACAAAGAAGTAGAAAATGATGCTTCTTTTAAATTTCGTAATAAATATGAAGAAGATAAATATACTATTGAGAAGTTAATAAAAAGTTATGAAAATCATTGCCATTATTTTATTGTTCGTCCTTCAACAATATTAGCAAAACACTCAGGAGAGTATGATTTAGGTGATGAAAATATCCAAGCTCTTGTAAATGTTAATAAAGAAAATCACAGTTTAATTAATGTACTTAGTAGAGATGCTTTGTATGATTTTGTTACTGTTGAGTATGTTGCCAAAAATATTGTTGATATTTTAAGCAATGCAAAAACAATACCTTCTTCAACCATTTTTAATATTACTGATCATAAAGGTGGTTTAACTCATACTCATGCAGTAGAGATTCTAAATACCATGTTTAAGATTAGTCTTAAAGATGAAAGTAGGAATAAAGAAAAAAATACGCAGTATTCTTGTGAAAATATTCAAAAGTATGTTTATGAAAATGATATCTTGACATTAAACAGCTCTGAGATACTTAGACGTGTATGCCAACATTATCTTGATAAACAAAAAAACTAAGATTGAACTAAACTTTGCTTTTCACACAAAGTAAGTTTATAATTTCATCTACATTAGAGGCAAAATTACCATTTTTTTCAATAAGAAATAAATCTCTAACTTTCCCTCTGCTGGCATACATTTTTGCACTTTCAATCTCAATATTATAATCATCTAAAATATTTGTAATAAAAGCCAAGAGACCTTTTTGATCAGCCGTTTTAACTTTTAAAGAAGCTAAAAAAGAAGTGTGATTAATGTCAACAATGATATCCTTTTTATTAATTATAGGTACAATCAATTTTGTTTTTTTACTCATGTCAAAAGAATTTTTAATGATATCTTCAATATACAATAAATCACTGTCATCTATTTTTTGAGTAAACTTGATTTCAAAACATTTTTTTTCATCGTAAAGCTTAAAAATATTCATAGATCCAATGTCTAGAAATTCCAATTTACCTAACAAATACCCAATATTTAAAGCTTTTGAACGAATAATTTGTATACTTAATACATCTTCATTTTTAATTCTATAAATGTAATCTTGGACATCTTTTGCTTTAATAGCAAGATCCAAAATATCTTTTGCTTTTAATTGTAAAAACAATTGTGAAGAAGCAATATAGGAGATTTTTCGTTTCATTATTACACTTAATTTATTGTACTGTGGAAGTTTTTTTATTGCATTTATTTTAGAAAGTTTTCTTGCACTTTCACTTAATAATTCTGTATTTTCAAAAGCAGGAAGTGTTTGATAATACAGCTCTTTTAATAAAGCAGAAGTAGCACTGGAGTAAATATTTTTTCCAACGGCTGAAATATCACAATAGGTTAAAACATATAACATATCTAAAAAACGTTTATCTTGAACAATACCTGTAAAGTTAAGAATTATTTTCTCAGAGTAAACATCTTCATTGGTTGCATACATAGACATTTGATTGTGATACCTAATAAGTTTGGAAATAATTTGAATACTAGAGGGCTCAAAACTCAAAAAAGATCCAAAACTTTTGAAGAGTTTTTCTCCTATTTCATGATGATCTTTTTTTCTTCCTTTTCCAATATCATGAAATAAGGTGGCTATTTTTGCTAGTTTTTGATCTGTTTTACTCATTTTATCAAATACATTTTTGACAAAAGGATCTTGTATATTTTCAAAATAAGTTATATTTAAAATAGAATGTAAATCAACAGGTAAGTCATGGTAACCATCAAATTGTGGTTGATGGGTTATTTTTTTGCAAACAGGTAATACCAATCTAAAGAGACCTGCTTGATACAAGAGATTAAGTAAAATACTTAATGATTCTTTTAATAATATACTCTTAATTAGTTTTTTATGCTCAGTAGTGAGTTCTGAAGGATGCTTTGTTTTTTTTAAGTAATAAACATAGGAAGCATCAAATTCTTCTACTTCTTTTGGTAATAATAATAACTCTTTTAAAATATAAGCAAGGTTTTTACTTTTCAAATGATACGAACAATAAATTTTATTCTCTATTATATAAATACTCTTTTTATATCTGTATTTTTTTAATAAAGGTATATTTTCTTTTTTAAACTCAACTTTTCTTGTAATTTTTTTGATCATAATAGATGTGAAACTATGAATATTATGCAAATACTCTAGGGTTTTTGCCATTAATTGTCGCTCTTTTGTATGCAAAGGGGTATTTTTAAATCCAAGCCTAGTACTTAGTTCAGGAAGCACATCAAAGTTAATAATATCCAATTTTTTACCTGCAATATTGTGTAAGTGATTTCTAATTTGGAAAATATATTCCAGTGATATTCTGTATTTCTGATATTCTTCTTCAGTAAAAAGAATATTCATTAGATCTCTTACTTTTGTTACTCCATAAATAATATTTGCAAACCAAAAAAGTGTATTCGATTCTCTCATTCCTCCATAACCATCTTTAATATTGGCTTGCATTTTTAAGGGATATTTTTTTAATCGCAAGCTATGTTCAAGGTTTTTTTCAAGAATAAAATCTAATTGTTTTGTTTTTCTTATTTTAAAAAGAACATTTTCATATGAATACCATAAGTGTTTTGAGCCATATATTAAACGAGATTCAATAAGCGAGGTTTTAATAGTGACATCTTCTTTTACACTTGTTTGTACATCTTTTAGTTCATGTACCCTTGAGCCTAGTTTTATCCCACAATCCCATGCTAAAGTAATGAATTCTTCCATAACTTCTTTTAGGTTATAGCCTTTGATATCTTCATAAAGAATCATCAAATCAATATCAGAATAAATACATAACTGTTCTCGTCCATAAGAACCAAGAGCAATTAAACAAATAGGTACAGAAGAACCCATAGGTAAATAAGAACCAAAATGTTTTCGCAAAATATATTTATACAAAGCAATAATAAATTTATCTGTTTGTTTGGTATGTTTAACTAAAAAATCTTTACCAATACTGTTTTGAAGAATTGTATCAATAGATGAAATATAGTTATTGATATAGGATTTAAATACCTTTGATACCTCAAAATTATCTGCATTATTGGAAATTAGATTTTCAATATCAATATTTAAAGCGGTGATCATAATAATTCTTTATGTATTTCTAATTTTTTTCTTAAAGTAATTCTGTTTAACCCCAAGTGTTTGGCCATTTGTACTTGTGATTTGTGCTTTTTTTGTGCTGCTTTTAATAAGGGAGCTTCAAATAAATACAAAAAGTCTTTGTAGGCATTCTCTCCTTCCATATTATCAAGAACATATTTTTCAATTAACATCATAATTTCATTTTCCCCAATAGACTCAAAGAGGTGAGATAAAAAAATCGATTTTCTTAAACTATGAGCATTATCAGAAGTATTGATAATTAGTTTATTGGGTTTTGATTCTTGCCCTAATATTATAGAAGCTTCTTTAGAGAAAGCTGTGGCAAGTGGTTTAATATCTTCTTTTCTTTTATCTAAGTTTGGAATGTCAAGGCTTAAAGAAAAAAGATCTGCAATTTTTTGTGACAAATTATCTTTAGTGGTACAAGCAATTATTCGAATGTTATTCTCTTCTACCCAAGAAAGGAATAAATCAGTATTAGAAATATCTTCAATATGCTCTATAATAATGCAGGTGTTAGATAAGCCCAATACTTTGTCTTGAATATCTTTTTGCAAAACTTTTGCAGTATAAAGATTGGCATTTTCATTGATATATCTTGCAAGAGATTTTTTTCCTACTCCAGATGACCCTTTAATTAAAACATTGACATCTAAGTGTTTTAATAAATTGGCTGAATTTTTTATTTCTTTCATGATATTGGATCTGGCGATAAACTCTTGCATATTTTTTAACCTTTTAAAAATTTATATATTATACAATTCTTTTATTCTTTTTATTATGAAAGTAAATAAATATTGATAAAGATATTATGATTAAAGAAACCCCAATTATAAGATATAAAGCATTTATCATTTGTGTATAATCTCCAAGAGCTATTTTAAATACTAACATTAAAGACTCAATAGATAAAGCAATAATGATTGTAATCAAAAATTTAATAAACATTTCGCTTTGTGTTTTTGAATTTGAGGTGTAGGATTTAAAGAATACTTCTTGTTCTAAAATAGTTTTTGCCAAATCAAAAATGGCTAATGCTAGGGTTAAAGATACTATCGGTTTAAATATCATTTCTAGGGAAAACTGATTGGAACCTATAAAAGCGCATAAAAAAGAATACATAGAATAAAATACAATAAATACAGAAAGCAAAGCCAAAGAAAAACCAGCGAAACAATAAAAGGCTTTGGTGAAGGTATGAAAAGGTTTGTTAAGTTCTATTAAGTTTAATTTTTCCAATAAAGCTTCAAGTTTAAAATCCATAAATAAAATAGAATCATTTGTTTTAATAGTAACAGTAATACAAACATTATTACTGGCTGCACTAATATATGCAGGTGAGAAATACAGTAAATTGCCTTTAAAATTTAGCTTATTGCATAAATAAGATCTGTCTTGTTGTTGTAATAAGTTTATGCTTTTGTTTCTAAATATATTAGGGGATGTTTGCATTTTTGTGTTTTTATCTACTATATAAATAAGTTCCAAGGATGAAAAAGTTGAGAATAATTTTTTATAGTTGTTTTTATTAATAAATTTTTCTATAGGTATGTTTGAAATACTTTCTTCTATAAAACCCTCTATCTTGGTTTTATTTCTTTCATATAAAGTGATTAGTTCTTCCATTATTACTCCTTAATTAGTGAAATTATAGCTATTCTGTTTAATAAATATATAAAATAATGTATAAAATATATACAACTATCTCATAAAATATGCTATAAAATATATTATACTTTTCTAAGAAAAAAATTTAAAGGGCGGAAATGGAAAATTTTGCGGACGTAAAATATATATTAGATGGTTTTTTATTGCTATTTGCTGGAATATTAGTAATGTGGATGGCAGCAGGTTTTGCAATGTTAGAAGCAGGACTTACAAGAAGTAAAAATAATGCAACGGTTCTCACAAAAAATATTGCTTTATTTGCAATTTCTTGTATTATGTTTTATTTTGTTGGATACAACTTTATGTATGGAGATGGAAATGCATTTATAGGTTCTGGTTCTATGTTAAGTGGGAAAACAGATGAAGCTATGGGTTATCCCGTAATGGCAGATTTCTTTTTTCAAATGGTATTTGTAGCAACAGCTGCTTCAGTTATTTCAGGAACGATTGCTGAGAGAATGAAATTATGGCCATTCTTAATTTTTGTTACTGTTTTATCGGCACTTATTTATCCTATTCAAGGACATTGGACATGGGGTGGAAGTGAATTAGGTGGACTATTAAGTGGTTTCTCTGATTTTGCTGGTTCTACTATTGTTCATAGTGTTGGTGGATGGGCTGCATTAGCTGGTGTTATTGTATTAGGTCCTAGAATTGGGAAATACGGAAAAAATGGAAGCGTAAGACCAATTCCAGGTTCTAACTTGAGTTTAGCAACGCTTGGAACATTTATTTTATGGATGGGTTGGTTTGGATTTAATGGTGGGTCTCAATTAGCTATGGGTTCTAAAGCAGATATTAATGGAATTGCTATGGTAATTGCTGATACGAATATGGCTGCTTGTGCAGGTGCATTAGCAGCAGCATTATTAACGCAACTTATTTATAAAAAAGTGGATTTAACTTTTGTATTAAATGGGGCACTTGCAGGTTTGGTTTCTGTAACTGCAGGTCCTGATTTAGGAATCATTATTTCTTTAATTGTAGGTGCTGTTGGTGGAATTATTGTTGTACTTGTTGTTCCTTTATGGGATAAAGTTAAAATTGATGATCCCGTTGGAGCGTTAAGTGTTCACTTAGTAGCAGGTATTTGGGGAACATTAGCTGTAGGTATTTTTAATCCTGAGGTATCAATTGTTGCACAACTTACTGGAATAGTAGTTATTGGTGCATTTGTATTTATTTCTTCTTTCATTGTATGGAAACTTTTAGATTTACTTATTGGTATTAGAGTTAGTGAAGAAGTTGAAATTGAAGGTTTAGATATACATGAAACAGGATTAGAGGCTTATCCAGAATTTAAAAGATCATAGTGTTTAAACAGTGGTAGTTTTTCACTGTTTATTTTGGATATTTGAGAGTATTTCAAGCTTGTAAAATAATTTATATGCTTAGATTTAATTGAAACTCAATATTGAGTTTCCTAAAAAGGAAGAAAATGAAAAAGATTGAAGCTATTGTTAAACCTTTTAAATTAGAAGATGTAAAAGAAGCTCTTGTTGAAGTAGGTGTTGTTGGAATGACTGTATCTGATGTAAAAGGATACGGAAGACAACAAGGGCATACTGAATTGTATAGAGGGGCTGAATATATTGTTGATTTTTTAGCAAAAAATAAAATTGAACTCATTGTTAATGATGATGAAGTTGAAAAAATTGTTGATGTAATTGCATCTGCCGCTAAAACAGGAAAAATCGGTGATGGAAAAATATTTGTTACTAGTGTTGATGAGGTGATTAGAATTAGAACGGGTGAGCGTGGTAGCGAAGCCGTTTAAGTACAGATAAATAACAGAAAGCTTTTTCTGTTATTTTGTATAGAATATATACAAAACTCTGGATAATAAAATCCATAAATTAACTATACTCATAGAATAAAAATACATGAAGGAAAAACATGAATTTAGATTCTATACCTTATATACTTGACACCTTTTTTGCAATTTTTGCAATGACGTTAATAATATTCATGGTGCCTGGTTTTGCAATGCTTGAAGCTGGGATTGTACGTACAAAAAA from Campylobacteraceae bacterium encodes the following:
- a CDS encoding sigma 54-interacting transcriptional regulator, whose amino-acid sequence is MQEFIARSNIMKEIKNSANLLKHLDVNVLIKGSSGVGKKSLARYINENANLYTAKVLQKDIQDKVLGLSNTCIIIEHIEDISNTDLFLSWVEENNIRIIACTTKDNLSQKIADLFSLSLDIPNLDKRKEDIKPLATAFSKEASIILGQESKPNKLIINTSDNAHSLRKSIFLSHLFESIGENEIMMLIEKYVLDNMEGENAYKDFLYLFEAPLLKAAQKKHKSQVQMAKHLGLNRITLRKKLEIHKELL
- a CDS encoding SDR family oxidoreductase gives rise to the protein MLPHTSNNHTSKDILLTGLNEFLGKSVLEELLIKFPTSRIFCLLDSKTQKLSCEKLIDNCAYKNVKLLDGNTSKEHLGLCKEDYMFCVESINCIVHCEDASFKSKINSIQSNIHILDLIRNIEQLGNKKPAFLFVSAALPNILENKEVENDASFKFRNKYEEDKYTIEKLIKSYENHCHYFIVRPSTILAKHSGEYDLGDENIQALVNVNKENHSLINVLSRDALYDFVTVEYVAKNIVDILSNAKTIPSSTIFNITDHKGGLTHTHAVEILNTMFKISLKDESRNKEKNTQYSCENIQKYVYENDILTLNSSEILRRVCQHYLDKQKN
- the amt gene encoding ammonium transporter, whose amino-acid sequence is MENFADVKYILDGFLLLFAGILVMWMAAGFAMLEAGLTRSKNNATVLTKNIALFAISCIMFYFVGYNFMYGDGNAFIGSGSMLSGKTDEAMGYPVMADFFFQMVFVATAASVISGTIAERMKLWPFLIFVTVLSALIYPIQGHWTWGGSELGGLLSGFSDFAGSTIVHSVGGWAALAGVIVLGPRIGKYGKNGSVRPIPGSNLSLATLGTFILWMGWFGFNGGSQLAMGSKADINGIAMVIADTNMAACAGALAAALLTQLIYKKVDLTFVLNGALAGLVSVTAGPDLGIIISLIVGAVGGIIVVLVVPLWDKVKIDDPVGALSVHLVAGIWGTLAVGIFNPEVSIVAQLTGIVVIGAFVFISSFIVWKLLDLLIGIRVSEEVEIEGLDIHETGLEAYPEFKRS
- a CDS encoding HD domain-containing protein, producing MTALNIDIENLISNNADNFEVSKVFKSYINNYISSIDTILQNSIGKDFLVKHTKQTDKFIIALYKYILRKHFGSYLPMGSSVPICLIALGSYGREQLCIYSDIDLMILYEDIKGYNLKEVMEEFITLAWDCGIKLGSRVHELKDVQTSVKEDVTIKTSLIESRLIYGSKHLWYSYENVLFKIRKTKQLDFILEKNLEHSLRLKKYPLKMQANIKDGYGGMRESNTLFWFANIIYGVTKVRDLMNILFTEEEYQKYRISLEYIFQIRNHLHNIAGKKLDIINFDVLPELSTRLGFKNTPLHTKERQLMAKTLEYLHNIHSFTSIMIKKITRKVEFKKENIPLLKKYRYKKSIYIIENKIYCSYHLKSKNLAYILKELLLLPKEVEEFDASYVYYLKKTKHPSELTTEHKKLIKSILLKESLSILLNLLYQAGLFRLVLPVCKKITHQPQFDGYHDLPVDLHSILNITYFENIQDPFVKNVFDKMSKTDQKLAKIATLFHDIGKGRKKDHHEIGEKLFKSFGSFLSFEPSSIQIISKLIRYHNQMSMYATNEDVYSEKIILNFTGIVQDKRFLDMLYVLTYCDISAVGKNIYSSATSALLKELYYQTLPAFENTELLSESARKLSKINAIKKLPQYNKLSVIMKRKISYIASSQLFLQLKAKDILDLAIKAKDVQDYIYRIKNEDVLSIQIIRSKALNIGYLLGKLEFLDIGSMNIFKLYDEKKCFEIKFTQKIDDSDLLYIEDIIKNSFDMSKKTKLIVPIINKKDIIVDINHTSFLASLKVKTADQKGLLAFITNILDDYNIEIESAKMYASRGKVRDLFLIEKNGNFASNVDEIINLLCVKSKV
- a CDS encoding P-II family nitrogen regulator; its protein translation is MKKIEAIVKPFKLEDVKEALVEVGVVGMTVSDVKGYGRQQGHTELYRGAEYIVDFLAKNKIELIVNDDEVEKIVDVIASAAKTGKIGDGKIFVTSVDEVIRIRTGERGSEAV